Genomic DNA from Alphaproteobacteria bacterium:
ATGGTGGAGCCGATCGGGATCGAACCGACGGCCTCTTCATTGCGAACGAAGCGCTCTCCCAACTGAGCTACGGCCCCATAAATTTACTATTAGAAATCCTGAAAAAATCTGTCAACCTTCATTTCTTAAAGCATACTTGCGATTTTATATTAATCTCGTTAAATTAATCAAAAATGGTACTCATGTCACAAAGGAATAAATGCTATGCATTCGTTGATTGATTTAATAGGTACAATCATTAATCTTTATATGTGGCTTATTATAGCTTATGTCATTATGAATTGGTTAATTAATCTTAATATTATTAATACAAGCATTTATGCTGTGCAACGTATCTATCGTTTTTTAACCCAAATTACCGAACCTGCATTACAACCTATCCGAAAAATTATCCCATATATAGGTGGCATTGATATTTCGCCAGTTATTCTTATTCTTCTTCTTTATTTTGCCCGTAATTTAATGTATGAAATATTTATCTAATTAAAAACACTGATGACACACTATTCCGATCATATCTTACATAAAATTATTGATGGGAAAAAACTGGCTAATCAATTATGTACGTCAGTTAGCACAGAAATTAATCAATTAACTAACCATCAAAAAATTGTACCTGGCCTTGCAGTGATCATGGTAGGTGATAATCCAGCAAGCCATATATATGTTCAAAACAAACAAAAAAAAGCTAAAGAATTGGGCATTAATTCTTTTCATTATCCATTAGCGATGACAACAAGTGAAATGGAATTATTACATCTTCTTGACCAATTAAATCATGACCCAAATGTGCATGGGATTTTAGTTCAATTACCCTTACCAGATCATATTGATCCCCATAAAATAATTGAACATATTCACCCCGATAAAGATGTAGATGGATTTCATAGCAGAAATATGGGGCTTTTAGCCCTGGGAAAAAAAGAATTGGTCCCGTGTACACCCCTTGGCTGTTTGAAGTTATTAAAGCATTTTCTTGGAAATTTATCAGGCAAAAAATCTGTTATTATTGGGCGGTCTAACATTGTTGGGAAACCAATGGCTTTATTATTATTACAGGAAAATTGTACGGTCACCATAACCCATTCTTATACACAAAATCTTGCCCAAGAATGCCAACAAGCTGACATCATTATTGCAGCCATCGGAAAACCAAATTTTGTTAAAGCTGAATGGGTTAAAGAAAATAGCGTTATTATTGATGTTGGTATTAATCGCATATCAAATGAAAACAACAAATCTATCATTGTTGGTGATGTTGATTTTTCAAATGTTGTTGACAAAGTGCAAGCCATAACCCCTGTACCAGGTGGGGTTGGGCCCATGACCATTGCGTGCCTTATGCATAACACGTTACAAGCATATAAAAAACAATTATCTATTTAGCCCTTTATCTTCTTTAAAATAAATAATATTCTTGTCCGTATACGGCAAGTTTTTTATATTTATTAGATTAAAATAAATGCATAACAGTAATTCTAAGGATTTTTCTTATGCATTTTCTTCATTTTAATCATCATATACTTAAAGATATTGGCATTGAAAAATGGCAAATAAACTATCAAATTAATCAAAACTTTATTTTTTATATAAAAAAAATTTTTATTTGTAACCTTTCTACTTATTATGATAATTACTTTTCATTTTTATTTTTACCTAGAAGACGAAGACGTAAAGCTTGAAGATGAATAAATCCTTCTGCATCTTTTTGATTATAAACCTGATCTTGTTCAAAAGTGACATGATCAATACTATAAAGACTTTTCGGAGAACGCCTGCCCGTCACATAAACATTGCCTTTATAAAGTTTTAATTTTACGACACCTTCAACATGTTCTTGGCTTTTATCAATTAAGGCTTGTAACATAAGACGTTCTGGACTGTACCAGAAACCATTATAAATTAATTCTGCATAACGTGGCATCAATTCATCTTTAAGATGGGCTGCCCCCCGGTCAAGGGTAATACTTTCAATGGCCCGATGAGCCACATGCAAAATTGTACCCCCCGGTGTCTCATAGATACCACGTGATTTCATACCCACAAATCTATTTTCTACAAGATCAAGTCGGCCAATACCGTGCATTCCACCCAAACGATTTAATTCCTTTAACAGGAAGGCAGGGGATAATTTCTGACCATTAACCGCAATTGGATCACCTTTGAGAAATTCTATTTCAATTATCTGTGGTTCATTCGGGGCTGCTTCCGGCGCAACCGTTCTACTATATACATAATCTGGGGCTTCAATCCATGGATCTTCTAAAATTTTTCCTTCGGCTGAAATATGTAAAAGATTGGCATCTGTTGAAAACGGCGCTTCCCCTCTTTTATCTTTGGCAATAGGAATTTGATTTTTTTCCGCAAATTCTATAAGAGCTGCGCGTGAATTTAATTGCCATTCCCGCCAAGGGGCCACAACTTTAATATCTGGATTTAATGCATAATAGGTCAATTCAAAACGTACTTGATCGTTTCCCTTCCCTGTTGCCCCATGGGCTACAGCATCTGCACCCATTTCTTTAGCAATTTCGATTTGTCTTTTGGCGATTAAAGGACGAGCAATTGATGTCCCTAAAAGATAATGCCCTTCATACATAGCATTACTGCGAAACATGGGGAAAACATAATCGCGGACAAATTCTTCTTGTAAATTTTCAATAAAAATATGTTGGACCCCAAACATTTCTGCTTTTTTTCGGGCAGGTTCTAATTCTTCACCTTGTCCTATATCTGCTGTAAAAGTAATCACTTCACACCCATAGGTCTGTTGCAACCACTTTAAAATAACGCTGGTATCAAGCCCACCAGAATAAGCTAAAACAATTTTTTTAATAGGATACGCCATAAAATTTCTTTCATTTTTAAATATGGATTTTCTATATAATTATTCTAAGATTAAAAGATATATTTTACATCTTTAAAAAATTAATATTATAGTAAGTTGGAGATTAGATTCGGACATGCTCCTTGCTAACCCGGCCAGATCCGGAAGGAAGCAGCCGTAACAAGTTCTTCATGGGTCGTAATCTAGTCTCCTTATGTTTTAATGTATATTTCTACTTTATCCTTAATTAAGATATAAATATATAAATTCTTAACAAGATACAGTTACTTATGATGACCACATCACCTTATCGGGTATTAGCCCGTAAATATAGACCTGGCAAATTGACCGAACTTATTGGTCAAGATGTGATGGTACGTATTTTAACCAATGCCCTTGTCACAGGGCGTATTGCCCATGCTTTCATGTTAACAGGGGTACGAGGTGTTGGAAAAACAACAACAGCTAGAATTATTGCACGTGGGTTAAATTGCCTGGGTCAAGACGGAAATAGCGGACCTACTATTAATCCTTGTGGAATTTGCAGCCAATGCGACCTGGCACTGAATGAACGTCATTTAGATATTATTGAAATGGATGCTGCAAGTCACACAGGTGTTGCAGACATCCGTGATCTCATCGAAGGTGTACTTTATGCCCCTGTATCGGGACGATATAAAATATACATTATTGATGAAGTCCATATGCTTTCCAATAATGCTTTTAATGCTTTATTGAAAACTTTGGAAGAACCTCCGCCTCATGTGAAATTTATTTTTGCTACAACTGAAATTCGTAAGGTACCTGTCACCATACTATCCCGTTGTCAACGTTTTGACCTGAAACGGGTTGATGAGATTGTGTTACAAAAATATTTTGGTGATATAGCAAAGCTTGAAGGATTTTCTATTGATCCCGAAGCCGTTGGATTAATTGCCCGCGCTGCCGAAGGTTCTGTGAGAGACGGGTTATCATTGCTCGACCAAGCCTTAATCCTGTCAGAAAATTCAACAATTAAAGCTGACGCTGTACGCCATATGTTAGGAAGTACAGATCAAAAAGAACTTTTAGAGCTTTATGAACATTTAGTAACCGGTCTTACGTCTCATGCGCTAGAGAAACTTAAATCCCTTTATGTGCTTGGAAGTGATCCTATTTTAATTATTAAAGATTTGCTTGAATTAACTGCTGAATTAAGCCGCTTACAAATTTCTCCTGATCTTTATAAAAAATTATTTTTCGGTGAAACCAACCAAATTCTTGTACAAAAGTTATCAACCCAATTATCCGTATCTATTTTAGCTAAATTGTGGCAACTTCTTCTTAAAGGGCTTGCAGAAATTCAAACTGCCCCCAATCCTTATCAAGCCGCTGAAATGCTTATTATTAGATTGACACATACAGCTTCTCTTCCAACACCTGCAGAATTAATTGACTTGTGGCAAAATAGTAAGGATTCTAAATTAATATCCTCACCATCACCTGTGCCTTCCTCTTCTGCGGCAATAGTTTCTAACAATAAAAATTTTATAAAAAATATACCAACATCAGAATTATCTACACCAGAAATTGTTGATTTTACGTCGTTCCATCTACCTCAAAACCCTATACCTTCATCTTCTTTGACATCGGACAAAATATCTTCTTCATCTCTTACAACCTTTGAAGATATGGTTGATTTATTTGCCCAAAAAAGGGAAGCTATTCTTCACACTAACCTTGTTTACAATACTAGATTGGTTAGATATCAAAAAGGTAACATTGAAATTAATGTAACCGACCAAACACCAAAAAACTTTATTAACAGACTAGCCACCTGTCTTAATGAATGGACAAATGAAAGGTGGACCATTAATTTAACCCAAGAATCTGGTGGCCCCACATTGGCTGAAAAAAAAGCTATGGAAGAAGAAAGAAAGATTAATGAGGCTATGCAACATCCTATTGCCAAAAC
This window encodes:
- a CDS encoding YggT family protein produces the protein MHSLIDLIGTIINLYMWLIIAYVIMNWLINLNIINTSIYAVQRIYRFLTQITEPALQPIRKIIPYIGGIDISPVILILLLYFARNLMYEIFI
- the folD gene encoding bifunctional methylenetetrahydrofolate dehydrogenase/methenyltetrahydrofolate cyclohydrolase FolD; this translates as MTHYSDHILHKIIDGKKLANQLCTSVSTEINQLTNHQKIVPGLAVIMVGDNPASHIYVQNKQKKAKELGINSFHYPLAMTTSEMELLHLLDQLNHDPNVHGILVQLPLPDHIDPHKIIEHIHPDKDVDGFHSRNMGLLALGKKELVPCTPLGCLKLLKHFLGNLSGKKSVIIGRSNIVGKPMALLLLQENCTVTITHSYTQNLAQECQQADIIIAAIGKPNFVKAEWVKENSVIIDVGINRISNENNKSIIVGDVDFSNVVDKVQAITPVPGGVGPMTIACLMHNTLQAYKKQLSI
- a CDS encoding argininosuccinate synthase; protein product: MAYPIKKIVLAYSGGLDTSVILKWLQQTYGCEVITFTADIGQGEELEPARKKAEMFGVQHIFIENLQEEFVRDYVFPMFRSNAMYEGHYLLGTSIARPLIAKRQIEIAKEMGADAVAHGATGKGNDQVRFELTYYALNPDIKVVAPWREWQLNSRAALIEFAEKNQIPIAKDKRGEAPFSTDANLLHISAEGKILEDPWIEAPDYVYSRTVAPEAAPNEPQIIEIEFLKGDPIAVNGQKLSPAFLLKELNRLGGMHGIGRLDLVENRFVGMKSRGIYETPGGTILHVAHRAIESITLDRGAAHLKDELMPRYAELIYNGFWYSPERLMLQALIDKSQEHVEGVVKLKLYKGNVYVTGRRSPKSLYSIDHVTFEQDQVYNQKDAEGFIHLQALRLRLLGKNKNEK
- a CDS encoding DNA polymerase III subunit gamma/tau codes for the protein MMTTSPYRVLARKYRPGKLTELIGQDVMVRILTNALVTGRIAHAFMLTGVRGVGKTTTARIIARGLNCLGQDGNSGPTINPCGICSQCDLALNERHLDIIEMDAASHTGVADIRDLIEGVLYAPVSGRYKIYIIDEVHMLSNNAFNALLKTLEEPPPHVKFIFATTEIRKVPVTILSRCQRFDLKRVDEIVLQKYFGDIAKLEGFSIDPEAVGLIARAAEGSVRDGLSLLDQALILSENSTIKADAVRHMLGSTDQKELLELYEHLVTGLTSHALEKLKSLYVLGSDPILIIKDLLELTAELSRLQISPDLYKKLFFGETNQILVQKLSTQLSVSILAKLWQLLLKGLAEIQTAPNPYQAAEMLIIRLTHTASLPTPAELIDLWQNSKDSKLISSPSPVPSSSAAIVSNNKNFIKNIPTSELSTPEIVDFTSFHLPQNPIPSSSLTSDKISSSSLTTFEDMVDLFAQKREAILHTNLVYNTRLVRYQKGNIEINVTDQTPKNFINRLATCLNEWTNERWTINLTQESGGPTLAEKKAMEEERKINEAMQHPIAKTILENFPNAKVDKIIPLNQNSDAVIDTYTKGDTP